In one Rhea pennata isolate bPtePen1 chromosome 17, bPtePen1.pri, whole genome shotgun sequence genomic region, the following are encoded:
- the FZD10 gene encoding frizzled-10 translates to MGPALRNCVRTLLLLGCLTCFCAGISSIDIDRPGDGRCQPIEIPMCKDIGYNMTRMPNLMGHENQREAAIQLHEFAPLVEYGCHSHLKFFLCSLYAPMCTEQVSTPIPACRVMCEQARLKCSPIMEQFNFKWPDSLDCSKLPNKNDPNYLCMEAPNNGSDEPPRGSSMLPPMFRPQRPSSGHDLQQHKDSLSRATCENPGKFHHVEKSASCAPLCTPGVDVYWSKDDKQFAVIWIAIWSILCFFSSAFTVLTFLIDPQRFKYPERPIIFLSMCYCVYSVGYIIRLFSGAESIACDRDSGQLYVIQEGLESTGCTIVFLVLYYFGMASSLWWVILTLTWFLAAGKKWGHEAIEANSSYFHLAAWAIPAVKTIMILVMRRVAGDELTGLCYVGSMDVNALTGFVLIPLACYLIIGTSFILSGFVALFHIRRVMKTGGENTDKLEKLMVRIGVFSVLYTVPATCVIACYFYERLNMDYWKIVATQQKCKMNNQTKNLDCMMNNSIPAVEIFMVKIFMLLVVGITSGMWIWTSKTLQSWQNVCSRRLKKRSRRKPASVITSSGIYKKPQQPQKSHHAKYESTLQPPTCV, encoded by the coding sequence ATGGGGCCGGCGCTGAGGAACTGCGTGCGGACTCTCCTGCTGCTCGGCTGCCTGACCTGCTTCTGCGCGGGGATCAGCTCCATAGACATTGACCGCCCCGGTGACGGGAGGTGCCAGCCTATAGAAATCCCCATGTGCAAGGATATAGGGTACAACATGACGAGGATGCCTAATCTGATGGGGCATGAAAACCAAAGGGAAGCTGCCATTCAGCTGCACGAGTTTGCCCCGCTGGTGGAGTACGGTTGCCACAGCCATCTAAaattcttcctctgctccctctaTGCCCCGATGTGCACGGAGCAGGTTTCTACGCCAATCCCTGCCTGCAGGGTTATGTGTGAGCAGGCAAGGCTGAAATGCTCTCCTATTATGGAGCAGTTCAATTTTAAGTGGCCAGACTCCTTAGACTGCAGCAAACTGCCCAACAAGAATGACCCGAATTACCTCTGCATGGAAGCCCCCAACAACGGATCAGATGAGCCCCCCAGAGGATCCAGCATGCTGCCACCCATGTTTCGGCCGCAGAGGCCCAGCAGCGGTCACGATCTGCAGCAGCACAAGGACAGCCTCAGCAGAGCGACCTGTGAAAATCCTGGCAAGTTCCACCATGTGGAAAAAAGTGCTTCCTGTGCCCCGCTCTGCACGCCGGGGGTTGATGTTTACTGGAGCAAGGATGACAAACAGTTTGCTGTCATTTGGATTGCCATCTGGTCCATTTTGTGCTTCTTCTCCAGTGCTTTTACTGTACTTACTTTCTTGATAGATCCTCAGCGTTTCAAGTACCCCGAGAGGCCCATTATCTTCCTTTCCATGTGCTACTGTGTCTACTCAGTGGGGTACATTATTCGCCTCTTTTCAGGTGCTGAAAGCATAGCCTGCGATAGGGACAGCGGCCAGCTCTATGTCATCCAGGAAGGACTGGAGAGCACTGGCTGCACTATTGTGTTCCTGGTTCTGTATTACTTTGGTATGGCGAGCTCCTTGTGGTGGGTAATCTTGACTTTAACTTGGTTTCTAGCGGCTGGGAAAAAATGGGGACATGAAGCAATTGAAGCAAACAGTAGCTACTTTCACTTGGCAGCATGGGCCATTCCAGCTGTGAAGACTATAATGATCCTAGTTATGAGAAGGGTAGCTGGAGATGAGCTGACAGGGTTGTGCTATGTTGGAAGCATGGATGTGAATGCCTTGACTGGATTTGTACTCATTCCTTTGGCTTGTTATCTAATCATTGGcacctcttttattctttctggttttgtggcTCTTTTTCATATCAGGAGGGTGATGAAAACAGGTGGAGAAAATACTGACAAGTTGGAGAAACTTATGGTCAGGATTGGCGTTTTCTCAGTCTTGTATACAGTGCCTGCAACTTGTGTGATAGCCTGCTATTTTTATGAAAGACTTAATATGGATTATTGGAAAATTGTGGCAACTCAACAGAAATGCAAGATGAACAATCAGACTAAAAATTTAGACTGCATGATGAATAACTCTATTCCAGCAGTAGAAATTTTTATGGTCAAAATTTTTATGTTATTAGTTGTTGGCATTACTAGTGGCATGTGGATCTGGACTTCCAAGACTCTTCAGTCCTGGCAAAATGTCTGTAGTCGAAGATTAAAGAAGAGAAGTAGGAGAAAACCTGCAAGTGTTATTACAAGTAGTGGAATCTACAAAAAACCTCAGCAACCGCAGAAAAGTCACCATGCAAAATATGAATCAACATTACAACCACCCACTTGTGTGTGA